One part of the Mycobacterium marinum genome encodes these proteins:
- the ligD gene encoding non-homologous end-joining DNA ligase — MPAAAEELDVDGIAVRVTNRDKVYFPKLGKQGTKGRLIDYYLAVGGGPMLTALRDRPTHLQRFPDGIDGEEIYQKRVPKHHPDYLRTCRVSFPSGRTADALQVTHPAAIVWAAQMGTVTLHPWQVRCPDTEHPDELRIDLDPQPGTGFAQARSVAVDVLKPVLDDLGLVGYPKTSGGRGIHVFLRIASDWDFIEVRRAGIALAREVERRAPEAVTTSWWKEERGQRIFIDFNQNARDRTMASAYSVRATPIATVSTPLTWEELAGADPDDYTMATVADLTARRADPWAGMDDVAQSITGLLDMAEADAERGLGDMPYPPNYPKMPGEPKRVQPSRDTDLKPKNAHD, encoded by the coding sequence ATGCCCGCTGCAGCAGAAGAACTTGACGTCGACGGCATCGCGGTACGCGTGACCAACCGGGACAAGGTGTACTTCCCGAAGCTGGGGAAGCAGGGCACCAAGGGCCGGTTGATCGACTATTACCTGGCGGTCGGGGGCGGTCCGATGCTGACCGCGTTGCGGGATCGTCCCACCCACTTGCAGCGATTTCCGGACGGCATCGACGGTGAGGAGATCTATCAGAAACGGGTGCCCAAGCACCACCCCGACTATCTGCGGACGTGTCGGGTGAGCTTTCCGTCGGGACGCACCGCCGACGCGCTGCAGGTGACCCATCCGGCCGCGATCGTCTGGGCGGCGCAGATGGGAACCGTCACGCTGCACCCGTGGCAGGTGCGCTGCCCCGACACCGAGCACCCCGACGAGCTGCGGATCGATCTGGATCCGCAGCCCGGTACCGGTTTCGCGCAGGCACGTTCGGTCGCCGTCGACGTGCTCAAGCCGGTGCTCGACGACCTGGGATTGGTCGGCTATCCGAAGACCTCCGGCGGCCGCGGGATCCACGTGTTCTTGCGCATCGCTAGCGACTGGGACTTCATCGAGGTGCGCCGGGCCGGCATCGCCCTGGCCCGCGAAGTTGAGCGCCGCGCCCCCGAGGCGGTCACCACGTCGTGGTGGAAAGAGGAACGTGGCCAGCGGATCTTCATCGACTTCAACCAGAACGCCCGCGACCGCACCATGGCGTCGGCGTACTCGGTGCGGGCCACCCCGATCGCCACCGTGTCGACGCCGCTGACCTGGGAAGAGCTGGCCGGTGCCGACCCGGACGACTACACCATGGCCACGGTTGCCGACCTGACTGCCCGCCGTGCGGACCCCTGGGCCGGCATGGACGACGTGGCCCAGTCGATTACGGGGCTGCTGGACATGGCTGAAGCCGACGCCGAGCGCGGGCTCGGTGACATGCCCTACCCCCCGAACTATCCCAAGATGCCGGGCGAACCCAAGCGGGTGCAGCCCAGCCGCGACACCGACCTGAAACCCAAAAACGCCCACGACTAA
- a CDS encoding ATP-dependent DNA ligase produces the protein MDLPVMPPISPMLAKAVKTIPADASYEPKWDGFRSICFRDNDEVELGSRNERPLTRYFPELVAAVRAELPRRCVLDGEIVIATGHGLDFEALQQRIHPADSRVRMLAEHTPASFIAFDLLALGDDDYTTRPFVERRAALVEAVGSGPSIHVTPATTDQATARRWFEEFEGAGLDGVIAKPLAVTYQPDKRVMFKIKHERTADCVLAGYRLHKSGGDVIGSLLLGLYQDDGQLASVGVIGAFPMAERRRLFTELQELVTSFDDHPWNWAAHQSGERTPRKNEFSRWNAGKDLSFVPLRPERVVEVRYDHMEGPRFRHTAQFNRWRPDRDPRSCTYAQLEQPLTFSLDDIVAGLGPRCGR, from the coding sequence ATGGACCTACCAGTCATGCCGCCGATTTCGCCGATGCTGGCCAAGGCGGTCAAGACGATCCCGGCCGATGCGTCCTATGAACCCAAATGGGATGGATTCCGCTCCATCTGTTTTCGCGACAACGATGAGGTAGAGCTCGGCAGCCGCAACGAACGTCCGCTGACCCGCTACTTCCCGGAACTGGTCGCGGCGGTCCGGGCGGAGCTGCCGCGGCGCTGCGTCCTTGACGGCGAGATCGTGATCGCCACCGGCCACGGCCTGGATTTCGAGGCGCTGCAACAGCGCATCCACCCCGCCGATTCCCGGGTGCGGATGCTCGCCGAACACACCCCGGCATCCTTCATCGCCTTCGACCTGCTGGCCCTCGGCGACGACGACTACACGACGCGTCCATTTGTCGAGCGGCGCGCGGCGCTGGTCGAGGCGGTCGGCTCCGGCCCATCGATCCATGTCACCCCGGCCACCACCGATCAGGCGACGGCACGGCGGTGGTTCGAAGAGTTCGAGGGCGCCGGCCTCGACGGAGTGATCGCCAAACCGCTGGCGGTCACCTATCAGCCGGACAAGCGCGTGATGTTCAAGATCAAGCACGAGCGCACCGCCGACTGCGTGCTGGCCGGATATCGCCTCCACAAATCCGGCGGTGACGTCATCGGTTCGCTATTGCTGGGCCTCTACCAAGACGACGGGCAATTGGCGTCGGTCGGCGTGATCGGGGCATTCCCGATGGCCGAACGCCGGCGGCTCTTCACCGAGCTGCAGGAGCTGGTGACCAGCTTCGACGACCATCCGTGGAACTGGGCCGCCCACCAGTCCGGCGAACGCACGCCACGCAAAAACGAGTTCTCCCGCTGGAACGCCGGCAAAGACCTCTCGTTTGTGCCGCTGCGCCCCGAACGCGTGGTCGAGGTGCGCTACGACCACATGGAGGGCCCGCGGTTCCGTCACACCGCCCAGTTCAACCGGTGGCGTCCCGACCGCGATCCGCGTTCCTGCACCTACGCCCAGCTCGAGCAACCGCTGACGTTCAGTCTCGACGACATCGTTGCTGGTCTCGGACCCCGCTGCGGGCGCTAG
- a CDS encoding cytochrome P450 → MTTRPIEPIEFTEQVEPQAFLFQLLDPAIRADPYPLCARLREHGPLHLPEANFVLFSSFGDCDEVLRHPSSCSDQTKSTVAQRRVEEEPALGRDFPPGFLFLDPPDHTRLRKLVSKAFAPKVVNALRPEISSLVDGLLDRIAEQGRFDVVSDFAYPLPVAVICRLLGVPLEDEPQFSQASALLAQALDPFFAFTGQNAENLNDSLEAGQWLRGYLRDLIALRRSQPGEDLMSGLVAVEESGDQLTEDEIVSTCVLLLVAGHETTVNLIGNAILAMLRDRRQWAQLGADPDRAAAVVEETMRYDPPVQLIGRIAGADMVIGDVEVTKGDVMMMLVAAAHRDPAEYDRPEEFDPDRGAVRHLGFGRGAHYCLGAPLARLEAAVALSAIAARFPKARLDGEPQYKTNVTLRGLESMTVALS, encoded by the coding sequence ATGACCACACGGCCCATCGAGCCCATCGAGTTCACCGAGCAAGTCGAACCACAGGCATTTCTGTTCCAATTGTTGGACCCGGCGATCCGGGCTGACCCGTATCCGCTGTGCGCTCGGCTGCGTGAACATGGGCCACTGCATCTGCCCGAGGCCAACTTCGTCTTGTTCTCCAGCTTTGGGGACTGTGACGAGGTGCTGCGACACCCGTCCTCCTGCAGCGACCAGACCAAGTCGACGGTGGCCCAGCGGCGGGTGGAGGAGGAACCGGCCCTGGGCCGCGACTTCCCGCCCGGCTTTTTATTTCTCGATCCCCCCGATCACACCCGGCTGCGCAAACTGGTCAGCAAGGCGTTCGCCCCCAAAGTGGTCAACGCGTTGCGACCTGAGATCAGCTCCCTGGTGGATGGATTGCTGGACCGGATCGCCGAGCAGGGCCGATTCGACGTGGTTTCAGACTTCGCCTACCCGCTGCCGGTGGCGGTGATTTGCCGGCTTCTCGGGGTGCCGCTGGAGGATGAGCCGCAGTTCAGCCAGGCCTCGGCGCTGCTGGCGCAGGCGTTGGACCCGTTCTTCGCCTTCACCGGCCAGAACGCGGAAAACCTCAATGACTCGCTGGAAGCGGGGCAGTGGCTGCGCGGATACCTGCGTGATCTGATCGCGCTGCGCCGGTCGCAACCCGGCGAAGACTTGATGTCGGGGTTGGTCGCCGTCGAAGAGTCCGGTGATCAGCTTACCGAGGACGAGATCGTCTCCACCTGCGTGTTGTTGCTGGTTGCCGGACACGAGACCACGGTGAACCTGATCGGCAACGCGATCCTGGCCATGCTGCGCGACCGTCGGCAGTGGGCACAGCTGGGCGCCGATCCCGACCGGGCCGCCGCGGTGGTGGAGGAAACCATGCGCTATGACCCGCCGGTGCAATTGATCGGCCGAATTGCCGGGGCGGACATGGTAATTGGGGACGTCGAAGTGACCAAGGGGGATGTGATGATGATGCTGGTGGCGGCCGCGCATCGCGATCCCGCCGAGTACGATCGGCCCGAAGAATTCGACCCGGATCGGGGTGCTGTGCGGCACTTGGGATTTGGTCGCGGTGCGCACTACTGCCTTGGTGCGCCGCTAGCGCGGCTGGAAGCCGCGGTGGCGCTGTCGGCAATCGCGGCGCGCTTCCCGAAGGCGCGGCTGGACGGCGAGCCGCAATACAAGACGAACGTCACCTTGCGTGGGCTCGAGTCGATGACGGTGGCGCTTTCCTAA
- a CDS encoding DUF2330 domain-containing protein — protein sequence MTVLRVCRSGLVAVFLVCVTAAVALAATVLAAPGYACACGAAIAPGDAQATMNHEVALVHWDGTTETIVVQLAVDATTDNLALVVPTPMPATVAPGDKAAFLELDALTTPEIRHQRRWNLDLGFRAGGPDEGVRAAHPPEVINQVHLGPLEATTLAGGDLPGLQAWLANNGYALRPAVAAALDPYVREGWAFVAMRLTSTVPIVGGLNPVRMTFRSSQLVYPMRLSAAALDPQHVVVFTLTDHRQVRTDADSAIQATEVQFAGNIANHVHDPLLRELVGNHGSYLTKTQVDVYETSRISSDFTFADAPNDDAYRPVIVVYDNVAIPLVVILFAGFAVAVMAAAVVLFVVLRRRRTRLGAGGVPG from the coding sequence ATGACGGTGCTTCGCGTGTGCCGGTCGGGGCTTGTTGCCGTTTTCCTGGTTTGTGTAACCGCTGCGGTAGCACTGGCCGCCACGGTGCTGGCCGCGCCGGGCTACGCATGCGCGTGCGGTGCCGCGATCGCCCCGGGCGACGCCCAGGCCACCATGAATCATGAGGTGGCGCTGGTGCATTGGGATGGGACGACCGAAACCATCGTTGTCCAATTGGCGGTGGACGCCACGACTGACAACCTCGCCCTGGTCGTGCCCACCCCCATGCCGGCCACCGTCGCCCCGGGCGACAAGGCCGCCTTTCTCGAACTCGACGCGTTGACCACGCCAGAGATCCGCCACCAGCGCCGCTGGAATCTGGATCTGGGCTTCAGGGCGGGCGGACCGGATGAGGGGGTGCGCGCCGCCCATCCCCCCGAAGTGATCAATCAAGTGCACCTCGGCCCCCTAGAAGCCACCACCCTGGCCGGCGGTGACCTGCCCGGCCTGCAAGCCTGGCTGGCCAACAACGGCTACGCGCTTCGTCCGGCGGTGGCGGCCGCACTGGATCCCTACGTACGAGAAGGCTGGGCTTTCGTCGCGATGCGCCTGACGAGCACGGTTCCGATCGTTGGCGGGCTCAATCCGGTACGCATGACCTTTCGTTCATCGCAGTTGGTCTATCCGATGCGGCTGTCGGCCGCCGCATTGGACCCACAGCATGTCGTCGTCTTCACGCTGACCGATCACCGGCAGGTGCGCACCGACGCCGACAGCGCCATCCAGGCCACCGAGGTCCAATTCGCCGGCAACATCGCCAACCACGTGCACGACCCGCTGCTGCGCGAACTGGTCGGCAACCACGGGTCATACCTGACCAAGACCCAGGTGGACGTGTACGAGACGTCCCGAATCTCCTCGGACTTTACCTTTGCCGATGCGCCCAACGACGACGCCTACCGACCGGTGATCGTCGTCTACGACAACGTCGCCATCCCTCTGGTGGTGATCCTGTTCGCGGGGTTCGCGGTGGCGGTGATGGCGGCGGCGGTGGTCCTATTCGTGGTCCTTCGGCGCCGGCGAACCCGCCTGGGGGCCGGCGGGGTGCCGGGCTGA
- a CDS encoding NUDIX domain-containing protein has product MPKLSAGVLVYRAAAGVLELLIVHPGGPFWARKDYGAWSIPKGEYTQDEDPWVAARREFAEEIGLPVPDGARIDLGSVKQAGGKVVTAFAVRGDLDVTEAHSNTFELEWPKGSGKVREFPEVDRVGWFPVAIARGKLLKGQRDFLDRLMADPSVAGLGEG; this is encoded by the coding sequence ATGCCCAAGCTCAGCGCGGGTGTGCTGGTGTATCGCGCCGCGGCTGGCGTCCTCGAGCTGCTCATCGTCCATCCCGGAGGTCCGTTCTGGGCGCGAAAAGACTACGGCGCCTGGTCCATTCCCAAGGGCGAGTACACCCAAGACGAAGATCCCTGGGTGGCGGCGCGGCGCGAGTTCGCCGAGGAGATCGGTTTGCCGGTGCCGGACGGAGCGCGAATCGACCTGGGTTCGGTCAAGCAAGCCGGCGGCAAAGTGGTGACCGCGTTCGCGGTGCGCGGTGACCTCGACGTCACCGAGGCGCACAGCAACACCTTCGAGCTGGAGTGGCCGAAGGGGTCGGGCAAGGTGCGCGAATTCCCCGAGGTCGACCGGGTCGGCTGGTTTCCGGTCGCGATCGCGCGGGGCAAATTGCTCAAGGGACAGCGCGATTTCCTGGACCGGCTGATGGCCGACCCGTCGGTTGCGGGGCTGGGCGAGGGGTAG
- a CDS encoding WS/DGAT/MGAT family O-acyltransferase: MELMMPTDSMFLFVESREHPMHVGGLSLFEPPEGAGPDFVRNFYEALVANDEFQPTFRKHPATIGGGIARVAWAYDDDLDVDYHVRRSALPSPGRVRDLLELTSRLHTSLLDRHRPLWELHVVEGLSDGRFAMYAKMHHALIDGVSAAKLMQRTMSADPSDTEVRAMWNLPRPPRPESDGGGSSLVGSLVKMAGSVAGLAPSTLKLARAALFEQQLTLPFAAPHTMFNVKVGGARRCAAQSWSLERIRAVKQAAGVTVNDAVLAMCAGALRYYLIEQDALPDASLIAMVPVSLRSKEQADSGGNMVGSVLCNLGTNVEDPAQRIEIISASMRANKKVLADLPRLQVLALSGLNMAPLTLAGVPGFLSTVPPPFNIVISNVPGGAQPLYYGGARLDGSYPLSNIPDGQALNITLVNNADRLDFGLVGCRRSVPSLQRLLGHLETSLKDLEQAVGV, encoded by the coding sequence ATGGAATTGATGATGCCCACCGACTCGATGTTCCTGTTCGTTGAATCACGGGAGCATCCCATGCACGTGGGTGGCCTGTCGTTGTTTGAGCCCCCGGAGGGCGCCGGCCCGGATTTCGTCCGTAATTTCTACGAGGCGCTGGTGGCCAACGACGAATTCCAGCCCACATTCCGCAAGCACCCCGCGACGATCGGCGGCGGTATCGCGCGGGTGGCGTGGGCCTACGACGACGACCTGGATGTCGACTACCACGTTCGGCGGTCGGCGCTGCCCTCTCCGGGCCGGGTCCGCGACCTGCTCGAGCTGACCTCCAGGCTGCACACCAGTCTGCTCGACCGCCATCGCCCGCTGTGGGAACTGCACGTGGTCGAGGGATTGAGCGACGGCCGCTTCGCCATGTACGCCAAGATGCACCACGCGCTGATCGACGGCGTCTCGGCGGCGAAGCTGATGCAGCGCACCATGTCAGCCGACCCGTCCGACACCGAGGTGCGGGCGATGTGGAATCTGCCCCGGCCGCCGCGACCCGAGTCCGACGGCGGCGGCTCATCGCTGGTGGGTTCGCTGGTCAAGATGGCGGGATCGGTCGCCGGACTGGCGCCCTCGACGCTGAAACTGGCGCGCGCGGCATTGTTCGAACAGCAGCTGACCCTGCCGTTCGCGGCGCCACACACCATGTTCAACGTCAAGGTCGGGGGAGCGCGCCGGTGCGCGGCGCAATCCTGGTCACTGGAGCGCATCAGGGCCGTCAAGCAAGCCGCCGGCGTCACCGTCAACGACGCGGTCTTGGCGATGTGCGCCGGTGCGCTGCGGTACTACTTGATCGAACAGGACGCGCTGCCGGACGCATCGCTGATCGCCATGGTCCCGGTGAGCCTGCGCTCCAAGGAACAGGCCGACAGTGGCGGCAACATGGTGGGCAGCGTCTTGTGCAACCTCGGCACCAATGTCGAGGATCCGGCGCAGCGAATCGAAATCATCAGCGCCTCCATGCGGGCGAACAAAAAGGTGCTCGCCGATCTGCCGCGCCTGCAGGTGCTGGCGTTGTCGGGGCTGAACATGGCACCGCTGACCCTGGCCGGCGTACCGGGATTCCTGTCGACGGTGCCGCCACCATTCAACATCGTCATTTCCAATGTGCCCGGTGGGGCGCAGCCGCTGTATTACGGGGGCGCCCGGCTGGACGGCAGCTACCCGCTGTCCAACATCCCTGATGGCCAGGCGCTGAACATCACCTTGGTCAACAACGCCGACCGGCTCGACTTCGGACTGGTCGGTTGCCGCCGCAGTGTGCCGAGCCTGCAGCGGCTGCTGGGGCACCTGGAAACGTCGCTGAAGGATCTCGAGCAGGCCGTCGGGGTCTAG
- a CDS encoding SDR family oxidoreductase, whose translation MSVLMTGFPGFLGSALLPGILRRTDSSAICLVQPKFATQAGVRVAELSAAEPELEGRIRLVQGDITRPGLGLAQADLSDVTEAWHLAAAYDLAVARDVAVRINVDGTRNVLDALAQCPNLTRLHYFSTCYVSGRYAGPFGEDDLEVGAPFNNYYEETKHLAEADVRSRMAAGMPATIYRPSIVVGDSATGETQKFDGPYFVMQWLLRQPRRAILPVAGDPTMTRVNVVPRDFVIDAVGYLSGLSQSQGRTYHLADPRPLTVDEMTDVLARATGRDVTKVPLPRKLAKASLARVPGLYRLMRIPPETVDYFSHPTFYLTDHCRADLAGGPVVGPPPFTAYVDRLVEFMRNHPEVGSAAMF comes from the coding sequence ATGAGCGTATTGATGACCGGTTTCCCCGGCTTTCTCGGCAGTGCCTTATTGCCCGGCATTCTCAGGCGCACCGACAGTTCGGCAATTTGTTTAGTCCAGCCCAAATTCGCCACCCAAGCCGGTGTGCGGGTGGCCGAGTTGAGCGCCGCCGAACCGGAGCTCGAGGGTCGTATCCGACTGGTTCAGGGAGATATCACCCGCCCCGGACTGGGCCTGGCGCAAGCCGATCTCAGCGATGTCACCGAGGCGTGGCACCTGGCGGCCGCTTATGACTTGGCGGTGGCACGCGACGTAGCGGTTCGAATCAACGTTGATGGCACCCGCAACGTCCTTGACGCGCTGGCACAGTGCCCCAACTTGACCCGTCTGCACTACTTCAGCACCTGTTACGTCAGCGGCCGCTACGCCGGTCCGTTCGGTGAGGATGACCTGGAAGTCGGTGCCCCGTTCAACAACTACTACGAGGAAACCAAGCATCTGGCCGAGGCCGACGTGCGGTCCCGGATGGCTGCGGGCATGCCGGCCACGATCTATCGCCCGTCGATCGTGGTCGGTGACAGCGCTACCGGCGAGACCCAAAAGTTCGACGGGCCATACTTTGTCATGCAATGGCTGTTGCGCCAGCCGCGCCGGGCGATCCTGCCGGTCGCCGGTGACCCCACCATGACGCGAGTCAATGTGGTCCCGCGCGACTTCGTCATCGACGCGGTGGGTTACCTCAGTGGACTGTCGCAATCGCAGGGCCGCACCTATCACCTGGCCGATCCGCGGCCACTGACGGTGGACGAGATGACCGACGTCCTGGCCCGGGCCACCGGCCGGGACGTCACCAAGGTGCCGCTGCCGCGCAAGCTGGCCAAAGCCTCGCTGGCGCGAGTCCCGGGGTTGTACCGCCTGATGCGGATCCCTCCCGAAACCGTCGACTACTTCTCCCATCCCACCTTCTATCTGACCGACCACTGCCGTGCCGACCTTGCCGGCGGCCCGGTGGTCGGGCCACCGCCGTTCACCGCTTACGTCGATCGGCTCGTGGAGTTCATGCGCAACCACCCGGAGGTTGGCTCCGCGGCGATGTTCTGA
- a CDS encoding lysophospholipid acyltransferase family protein: MNRNEIDGPEIAKWDRGFTSTVIGAVTPVIKRWFRSEVRGLESFPPTGGVLVVSNHSGGVLTPDWNVLAPALYGKFGYQRPLYTLAHYGVFITPFRASLGRLGVIHASPDNATAALRSGGVVLVFPGGDYDAFRPTLAQNVIDFGGRTGYVRAAVRAGVPIVPAVSIGGQETQLFVSRGNWLAKRLGLKRIRIEILPITIGLPFGLTMFFPANFPLPAKIVYQVLEPIDIAAQFGTDPDVAQVDAHVRSVMQSALDRLGEQRRFPVLG, from the coding sequence ATGAACCGCAACGAAATCGACGGCCCCGAGATCGCCAAGTGGGATCGCGGCTTCACCTCGACGGTGATCGGGGCGGTCACTCCCGTCATCAAGCGATGGTTTCGGTCGGAGGTGCGCGGTCTGGAGTCGTTCCCGCCGACCGGCGGCGTGCTGGTGGTGTCCAACCATTCCGGTGGGGTGTTAACGCCCGATTGGAACGTGCTGGCCCCCGCCCTGTACGGCAAGTTCGGCTACCAGCGCCCGCTGTACACGCTGGCCCACTATGGCGTGTTCATCACCCCGTTTCGCGCCTCGCTGGGCCGCCTCGGCGTCATTCATGCCAGTCCGGACAACGCCACGGCGGCGTTGCGTTCGGGTGGGGTGGTGCTGGTCTTTCCCGGCGGGGATTACGACGCGTTCCGGCCGACACTGGCGCAGAACGTCATCGATTTCGGTGGCCGTACGGGCTACGTCCGGGCCGCAGTGCGGGCCGGCGTGCCGATTGTGCCGGCGGTGTCGATCGGCGGCCAGGAAACTCAACTATTTGTCAGTCGCGGCAACTGGCTGGCAAAGCGGTTGGGGCTCAAACGAATCCGGATAGAGATTCTTCCCATTACCATCGGCTTACCGTTCGGCCTGACGATGTTCTTTCCCGCCAATTTTCCGCTGCCGGCCAAAATCGTCTATCAGGTACTGGAGCCGATCGACATTGCCGCCCAGTTCGGCACCGACCCCGACGTCGCGCAGGTCGACGCCCACGTGCGCTCGGTGATGCAGTCGGCCCTCGATCGGCTGGGCGAGCAGCGCCGATTTCCCGTGCTGGGCTGA
- a CDS encoding adenosine-specific kinase: MTGKVSTTTVSWDVVSVDKPEDVNVVIGQAHFIKTVDDLHEALVGVSPSLRFGLAFCEASGPRLVRRTGNDAELVELATDTALAIAAGHSFVIFLREGFPVNILNPVKAVPEVCTIFCATANPVEIVVAATPRGRGIAAVIDGQTPLGVETDVDVTERRELLRAIGYKL, translated from the coding sequence GTGACGGGAAAGGTTTCCACGACGACGGTGTCCTGGGATGTGGTTTCGGTTGACAAGCCCGAGGATGTCAACGTCGTCATCGGCCAGGCGCACTTCATCAAGACGGTCGACGATCTGCATGAAGCCCTGGTCGGGGTCAGCCCGTCGCTGCGGTTCGGGCTGGCCTTTTGCGAGGCGTCGGGCCCACGCTTGGTCCGCCGCACCGGCAACGACGCCGAGTTGGTCGAACTTGCCACCGACACCGCCCTGGCCATCGCGGCCGGCCACAGCTTTGTGATCTTCCTGCGCGAGGGCTTCCCGGTGAACATTCTCAACCCGGTCAAGGCGGTGCCCGAGGTCTGCACGATCTTCTGCGCCACCGCCAATCCCGTGGAAATCGTGGTCGCGGCGACTCCCCGGGGTCGCGGCATCGCCGCGGTGATCGACGGCCAGACGCCGCTGGGCGTGGAGACCGACGTGGATGTGACCGAGCGGCGCGAACTGCTTCGCGCCATCGGCTACAAACTTTGA